The DNA segment TGGTTCATCTGAACCCTGCAACCTGTCCCTGAAGGAGTGTCAATAGCCACATTGAGCCTGAAATAGGCCGGAAATAGggttatttttcagtttaattataAAAGTACAACATTTCTACAATATACAATAGAAGTTGATATTGACGAGACATTGTATTAAAATATGGCACAGTGAAataatctgttgtttttttttacatgtatcCTGCAAATCACAGATATTTACTTGAGAATTCTTTCTCTTAAAGAGTCTAACTTTTATGTTTGTCAGTTAAGCATAATTAAATACAATAACCTACTTTTCTGTTGTACTCAAGTTTCTTGAATAACATCGAATTTTCAAATAACACCGAATATTGGTAGGGGCATCAACTCTTGTGTTTGCAATTAATGTAGTAAGCGTTTGAATTAATTAGGCTGTAGCTTGGAAAATATAACTATACTAATTATCCTTTTTTAAAAGCAtgaattgtgtgtttatttagaATGCATCCCATGTTAATGAATTTAACTTGTCAACTTAGCGTACCCAAGACAAACGTCAAaacttacattttattttgaaggtcaaACCGGAAATACTTTTATATATTGTAGCGATCTTTATTACACTTTCGCACCATTTACTCCTCCCCTCTTTAGCCTACATTGCTGAGCAagtttctttcctgttttcaccGTTCAGTAAAGGTGAGAGACGAATCGCATTGTTGACACCATGtggacttttatttatttattatttgagtCGTGAAAGATTCACGGGGACGTATGGATACAGTTGGCAACTGGCGGAGACGCACGAGGAGCGCGCGAGCCAACTGCAGACAACAAACCGGAGCACGAGCTGACGAGTCCGGTGTGCTGCGATGTCTGAGCGTGGGAAACACGGAAGACGACCATGACATGGAGGAGGACACCGGTCTCTTCAAGCAGGACAGTCTGGAGCGGAGGGTCATGGCGCCCCGCTACAGCCTGCTGCGGGAGGTAGGAAGGGGTACATACGGCGTGGTGTATGAAGCGGTGGCCCGCAGGTCCGGTGCTAAAGTTGCTGTGAAGAAACTGCGATGCGACGCGCCGGAAAACGTGGAGCTCGCCTTACAAGAGTTCTGGGCGCTGGCAAGCCTGGAGAAACGGCATCAAAATGTGGTGCAGTTGGAAGAGTGTGTGCTGCAGAGGAACGGTATGGCTCAGAAAATGAGTCATGGGAATAAACGGTCTAAACAGTACCTGCGCCTGGTGGAGACTTCACTAAAAGGTTAGTCTCCAGTTTTCAACGCTACCTGGTCGAGCTGAGTCATTTCTCCAGACTCAGAGATTAGAATGAAGTAAGTGCTGCATTTTGGTGTGCCGAATTAAAGGAGAAACTGTGTTATCGTAGCAAAGACTATTGGTGGTCATTCGATATGGCTAATGTAATCATAACTTACAATAGGTGTCAATGTAGTTTTGATTTCGTATCCACACCAGGAGTTAGTTCCTCAGATTTAAGAGACTGATTTATTGTATATTTAGTCATATGGTATGTATGTTAAGGCTGGGCTTTTTCAAATAACTTGTCATTAGGGCCTATCATTGAACAGTTTCGATGAGTGTCTAACCAGTTACATCACACTGGTCATTCGGTTTAGCTAACCCAGAGGAAGATATTAAATCCTGCTTGTCTTGCCTTTTGTCTTGGCATTTGTGGCGTTCACCTGTAGTTAAGTCTCAGTGCActcaaagaaaatgtttccGGCAAGGTATAGTTGTAAGGCTGGCTTTGTTTAATGAAAATTTCTTTCAAGTAGAATTGTTGTTGTCGCCATGACACTGACTCGATGGGGGGATGGGCAGATTCTGAGAGGGAGCTCCCGTGGCTCAGACTCACTAAAATGGAGTCTACTGTGTTGGCTGTATTCACAGAGATATTTTTGCACATTCTACTGACAACTACTGCACTTCTGCCAAATTCTACACATCAGCaaagtttttgctgttttgtaaaGTTTGTCTTCATGTGCTGTGCTTGTTCCCTTGTGTTTGTCTAgtgttatttaatttcattatggTAATATTGTGAAAGACTAAGGAATATCACAGCTATCACTCCAAACCACAAATGATTTCTTGCTGCTCATCAGTGTCTAGCTGTATGCAGTTAGGCCTCCTTGATATTTGAAATATGCTTCTCAGTCAGTGGCCTGTATGGAGTGGGTCTAGCAATGCAAGAAGTAAGTCAATGAATAATGTATGCCTTCAATTTTGGGGGGCCTACAGCGAGccattaatgatgaaattttaATCATTATGCTCAGTTTGACATATTGTTCTTACTTGAAATGTGTACCATATGCCAAAGCATATGGAATAACAATAACCACATTTACCATATCAACAACTGGTGATCTCATGTATTTTCTCAATGACATGTCCAAATCATCTACAAGATATGTTTTAGTTATAGAAAAGGCTATCTTTTTTCCCACATGTAACTACTCAAAGTGTTGTGTAACATTATGTCACTGTGTAAATATctggtgcgtgtgtgtttcaggtgagaGAGTGCTCAGTCCTCCAGAGGAGCCTTGTTACCTTTGGTTTGTAATGGAGTTCTGTGAGGGCGGTGACCTTAACCAATTCATCCTGTCTCGGAAGCCCGACCCACGAACCAACAATAGTTTTATGCTGCAGCTGACCAGTGCCGTCGCTTTCCTGCATGAAAACAACATTGTCCACAGAGACCTCAAACCTGACAACATTCTCATCTCAGAGAAGTCAGGCACTCCAGTCCTCAAGGTGGCTGACTTTGGTTTGAGCAAAGTTTGCGCTGGTTTGGGTAACACCAGCGAGGGCAAAGAAGGTGAAGATaagaacaaaaatgtgaatgtcAATAAATTTTGGTTGTCGTCGGCATGCGGTTCAGACTTCTATATGGCTCCTGAAGTGTGGGAGGGCCACTACACAGCCAAGGCTGACATATTTGCTCTAGGCATCATCATTTGGGCCATGTTGGAGAGAATTACTTTCATTGACGCAGAGTCTAAGCGGGAGCTCCTGGGAACATATGTGAGACAAGGAGCAGACATTGTGCCAGTGGGTGAGGCACTGCTAGAGAATCCAAAGATGGTACTGAGCATCCCACAGAAACGCAGATCATGCATGTCTGACGGAGTGAGGAAGCTGCTTCAGGACATGCTTGCCGTCAACCCTCAGGACCGGCCAGATGCATTTGAGCTGCAGGCCAGAATGGACCAGGTTATGTGTGCAGCATGACCCTCAGCCAGATTGTTTTACAGGTATTtatatctttgttttcatttaattgcCTCATGACTTCTCCAGcctttttaatgaactgtatattAAGCCTGTTTATGAATTACTGGATCTCCAGTTTGATGTGGTAATAGTGTTTGTAGGTGGTTCACAGTGACTACATGCAGTATTCACATTTCAGCAGaaaaactttacacataatgtaattcagtgttttctcaccAAAAAGCAAGTACACATGGAGATACTTGTTTCAACAATCTGAGATGTGCATTTTTGTACAGCATTGGAATGTGAAGCATGCAGCCTCTACTGGTCAGCCATTACCCTTTTAGTTCTCTAGAAAATCTATACTAGTCCTGGAAAGCTGTAGataaagagaagcagagattAGCTCAACAATTTAGAACATTTGCACAACTGATATGTTCACTGTGAAACTGGAGGACTTAATCAGTTTTATATATTTAGAAACATGTTTGAACTAAAACCATTCCCCTGAGAcagttgttatgtttttttttgccacaacAGCTTGGATTAGCCAATATTGTGGAAACATAAATTTGGTGTTTCCACAAAAGTATGACAGTGAATTTATGCCAGTGCTGGCATTTATCTTACCACCAAaggattaatctgctgattttaTTGATTCTGCAGTGACAACTTAGAGTGTTCTGATTCATCTGTGGCGCTGTTGAGTTCAAGGTGAAATATCATTATGCACGTGGGAATACACTCAGTAGGTTATTATACTGCAATTTCCAAGTTCACAGCTATTTCTGGAATGAGTCCCTCAGCATGCTTTATTGCAATGCAAAGTGTCTCAAACTGTGTCTCTATGgcatttcagctgtgttttacCCCTTCCAGACCAGCATAGTGTTGTGGATTTAACCTGTATCTGTGGTTGACCTGAATAGGTCAGCACACATAATCAAACCCTGCTCTGTGGCCTTCCTCCTGTCCGACAATTTCCATACAATCTGGCATTAACACCCACTTCATGCCACAGTTGGCCAGCTGTAAGTGGGTAAGACAGCACCCAAGGTtttaacttctctctctctttttttatttttagagaaatttttcagtctgttttactgtaaacaaataagTAGAACACTGCCAATGTCTTCCAGCTGTTAGGAGTTTTAATGCTCAATGTCTGCGTCAAAACCTTTAgcctcatgtctgtacagtttCGTTTTCTGATGGCTGTCAGTcagttacagtaaattaaatttaCAGGGTGAGGTGTTGTGACATGTTCCAGTTAATTTCACGTGGGCAAGTGAATAGTTAAGAGTGAGGGTGGGTCGTGGTTAGCATGTTGCTTAGGGCACATATTTAGTAACTGCGGTGACTATCCTTTGTATATGTGCTCATTTGTTCTCAGTCATCTTGCCTGGAACACCTCTTATGCAGCTGAAACCACCCTCTCACCCTGCCTGTGTTTTAAAGAAGCTGAGTAAGCATATTCTTGCTCCTCTTGTTGTTTTG comes from the Lates calcarifer isolate ASB-BC8 unplaced genomic scaffold, TLL_Latcal_v3 _unitig_84_quiver_1061, whole genome shotgun sequence genome and includes:
- the LOC108880131 gene encoding serine/threonine-protein kinase 35; this encodes MDTVGNWRRRTRSARANCRQQTGARADESGVLRCLSVGNTEDDHDMEEDTGLFKQDSLERRVMAPRYSLLREVGRGTYGVVYEAVARRSGAKVAVKKLRCDAPENVELALQEFWALASLEKRHQNVVQLEECVLQRNGMAQKMSHGNKRSKQYLRLVETSLKGERVLSPPEEPCYLWFVMEFCEGGDLNQFILSRKPDPRTNNSFMLQLTSAVAFLHENNIVHRDLKPDNILISEKSGTPVLKVADFGLSKVCAGLGNTSEGKEGEDKNKNVNVNKFWLSSACGSDFYMAPEVWEGHYTAKADIFALGIIIWAMLERITFIDAESKRELLGTYVRQGADIVPVGEALLENPKMVLSIPQKRRSCMSDGVRKLLQDMLAVNPQDRPDAFELQARMDQVMCAA